Proteins from a genomic interval of Bombyx mori chromosome 8, ASM3026992v2:
- the LOC119628821 gene encoding uncharacterized protein LOC119628821: MSKAEQECEDFYDLNTYRDNTTGRYVTALPFLRSPTALGDSLTTARRCLSSLERRFKTNIALKTDYDAAMRDYLERNIISPAPALTDTNYYVIPHHGISREDKPLRIVLNATARCIDTNVSLNDCLHSGPNLQADLTAIILKFRLFPIALTADIKQMFLAIGIREEDRRFLNILYKFDKDDNAKMYHFNRVCFGLRCSPYLAMKTVKRLARDETDFPIASEIASDHLYMDDLGVSVDTPENGIQLAHDLIELFKRGGFDLVKFVSNSPEVLKSIPQANRLSSKIEFDKEDNMKLLGLIWSPVEDEFSIAIKFNPQAKCTKRLMLSTIAKLWDINGFCAPVILHAKLLIKALWVAQIDWDAEPPSDICAAWKRFLSELPALQDFKIPRFVGIVPESRVILLGFADASEKAMGASVYICVQPASGPNEVNLIGAKSKVAPLKVISLARLELCAAVLLSKLFRFVIDTVSPRCHVDEIFAFTDSTVTLHWVHSSPHRFDTFIANRIAQIQNNLDPKHFYHCEDVSKLPPAQRRLIWLICPLVESTKPSNPFFGVALTTLDRRKF; the protein is encoded by the exons ATGTCTAAAGCCGAACAGGAATGTGAggatttttatgatttaaatacATACCGCGATAACACAACTGGACGTTACGTCACCGCTTTGCCTTTCTTGAGGTCGCCTACCGCTCTGGGCGATTCTCTTACAACCGCACGTCGCTGTCTGTCGTCACTCGAACGCAGATTTAAGACAAATATCGCTTTAAAAACTGATTACGATGCCGCGATGAGAGATTATCTCGAACGGAACATCATTTCACCCGCACCCGCTCTTACTGATACGAATTATTACGTCATCCCTCACCACGGCATAAGCCGAGAAGACAAACCGCTCCGCATTGTACTGAACGCAACTGCACGATGCATAGATACAAACGTTTCATTGAACGATTGTTTACATTCCGGTCCTAATTTGCAAGCAGACCTAACCgcgattattttaaaattcagacTGTTTCCGATTGCTTTAACCGCCGACATCAAACAAATGTTTTTGGCTATAGGCATTCGTGAGGAAGACCGCCGCTTTttgaatatattatacaaatttgACAAAGATGATAACGCGAAAATGTATCATTTTAATCGCGTTTGTTTTGGTCTACGGTGCTCGCCGTACCTTGCTATGAAGACAGTCAAGCGTCTCGCCCGCGATGAAACTGATTTCCCGATCGCTTCAGAAATCGCTAGTGATCATCTTTATATGGATGATCTAGGAGTTTCGGTAGATACGCCCGAGAATGGAATTCAGTTGGCTCATGATTTAATCGAACTATTCAAACGTGGTGGTTTCGACTTAGTTAAATTCGTTAGCAATTCGCCCGAGGTGTTAAAATCGATTCCGCAAGCCAACCGCTTATCTTCAAAAATTGAATTCGACAAAGAGGATAATATGAAGCTCCTAGGTCTAATTTGGTCACCGGTCGAGGATGAATTTTCAATCGCTATTAAATTCAACCCGCAAGCAAAATGTACAAAGCGCCTTATGCTTTCCACAATCGCTAAACTGTGGGACATAAACGGATTTTGTGCCCCTGTCATTTTACACGCAAAATTGTTAATAAAAGCTCTCTGGGTAGCTCAGATTGATTGGGATGCAGAGCCCCCAAGCGACATCTGTGCTGCATGGAAACGCTTTCTTAGTGAACTCCCCGCTCTGCAAGACTTTAAAATACCTCGCTTCGTAGGTATCGTGCCCGAGTCCCGTGTCATACTACTGGGATTTGCGGACGCTTCTGAAAAAGCGATGGGTGCTTCTGTGTATATTTGTGTACAACCAGCTTCCGGACCAAATGAAGTCAATTTAATTGGTGCCAAAAGCAAGGTCGCGCCGCTCAAGGTTATTTCCTTAGCCCGCCTAGAGCTTTGTGCTGCTGTATTATTATCGAAACTGTTTCGATTTGTTATCGACACTGTTTCTCCCCGCTGTCATGTCGACGAAATTTTCGCGTTTACTGATTCGACAGTGACCCTCCATTGGGTTCACTCGTCTCCGCATCGCTTTGATACTTTCATTGCGAACCGCATCGCACAAATACAGAACAACCTTGACCCCAAACACTTCTACCATTGTGAAG ATGTTTCAAAGCTGCCCCCCGCACAGAGACGCCTTATATGGCTGATCTGCCCGCTTGTCGAGTCAACGAAACCGTCAAACCCTTTCTTTGGAGTGGCGTTGACTACGCTGGACCGCAGGAAATTTTAA